Proteins from a genomic interval of Geodermatophilus obscurus DSM 43160:
- a CDS encoding ATP-binding protein, whose product MVDSRGALAQDGRRAERLELRVPTTPTQLPAVRAMAGDLAMRMDYDLDAVEDLRLAVDEACATLSAIVSDDRRLTVVFETTRQGLHIDAWVPTTEGTDVPRDGFGWAVLHTLVDKVEAGPATQATVPAGDGGTSPVAVISMDKYLPGQHPDKQLGDSGQNVSVVR is encoded by the coding sequence ATGGTGGACTCGAGGGGTGCCCTCGCGCAGGACGGGCGGCGCGCCGAACGACTGGAACTGCGGGTGCCCACCACTCCCACGCAGCTGCCCGCCGTGCGGGCCATGGCCGGTGACCTGGCGATGCGGATGGACTACGACCTCGACGCGGTGGAGGACCTCCGGTTGGCCGTGGACGAGGCCTGCGCGACGCTGTCCGCGATCGTCTCCGACGACCGCCGGCTGACCGTGGTCTTCGAGACCACCCGCCAGGGCCTGCACATCGACGCCTGGGTGCCGACGACCGAGGGCACCGACGTCCCCCGTGACGGCTTCGGCTGGGCGGTGCTGCACACGCTGGTGGACAAGGTCGAGGCCGGCCCGGCCACCCAGGCCACCGTCCCGGCCGGTGACGGCGGCACCTCGCCCGTCGCCGTCATCTCCATGGACAAGTACCTCCCGGGACAGCACCCGGACAAGCAGCTCGGGGACTCGGGCCAGAACGTCTCGGTCGTGCGGTGA